Part of the Streptomyces antimycoticus genome, CTGGTGGCGCTGACCGGGTTCAAGGGGCGTGGCCATGGCCACGGGGGTGGCGGAGGCGGCTGTTCCAGCTCCTCCTCGCACCACTCGGGGTCGGGCTCGGGTTCCAGTTCCGGCTCCGGTGGTTACTCGGACTCCGACGACGAGAGCTCCACCACCGGTTCGGGCTCCGGCGGTTCCCGCTACCGCGACTACGATGATGACGACTACGGCGACAGCGCGTCCAGCGGCACAACGCCCAACGCGCCCCAGGCGACCGTCGTCAGCTGCGCGGGCAAGGACAAGAGCGGCCATCCTGCGGCGACCGTGAAGGTGCGCAACCGCTCAGGTGCGGCCGACACCTACCTCGTCGACATGAGCTTCCAGGACCGGGACGGCTCGACCCTGACCACCGGGCGCGCCGATGTGCGGGTCCCCGCGGGGAAGTCGAGGACCGTACGGGTGCCGCTCGATGATCCCTCGGTGTCGGGAACCGTGGTGCGGTGCGAGGTCGTCTCCGTCCTCTGAGAGCCGGGCCAGGCGCGCTCGTAGGTGACTTTGGGGTAGCAAAGCCCGTTGCTAGGGTGGCGTGCACTTGTCAACCAGCCCTGACTGGCTTGAATGTGTCTTTTCAACGGGGGTAATGCCATGCAACGCCGCTCCATGCGGATATTCGCCGTCGCCCTGGTCGGGCTCATCGCGCTGACCGGGTGCGGAAAGAAGGGTCGAAGCCACGACAGCGGCCTCGGCGGGTTCGTCTCGGGCGGGAGCGGCGGCGACAACCCGGCGTCCGGTCCCACCGACCTTCCCACCGGTCTGCCCACGGATCTGCCCAGCGGAGTCCCCTCCGACCTCGACGTGCCGTCGTACGGGGCCCCCTCGCCCTCCTACACCTACTCCGCGCCGCCCACCTACAACTCGGACGGCACGAACGACATCACCGCCACCGGCTGCGACTACGACGAGTCGACCCACTCGTTCCAGTACACCCTCAACCTCAGGAACCCCGAGACGCAGTCCATGCACTACTCGATCACCATCGAGTGGGAGAACCAGAGCGGCGGCAGCCTGCTGGGATCCGACTACAAGTCCGTCACCGTGGCGTCCGGCAGCAGCCAGACCCTCAGCGCCACCTCCTACCGCTACCTCACCGAGCAGACCTCCTTCACCTGCAAGGTCACCTCGGCGCTCAAATACCCGAGCTCCACCTGAGGCCCCGAGCCGATCCGGGGCCGGTGGGCTCACCGCGTACGGAAGCCGGGCGTACGGGCCGCGAAGAGCGCGGCCTGGCGCCCCGGCGGCAGATTGCCCAGCGCGATCAACTGAGGGGCCTGTGCGAGCGCCTGGGCCAGCGCCGCCTCCTTCGCCGCCCATAGCGCCCTTACGGTCCCCTGCACCGCCTCCGTCGGGTACGACGCGATAACCGACGCGGCGCGCATGGCCGCCGTAAGGGCCTCACCGGCCGGGACCACCTCGCTGGCCAGGCCCGTCTCATACGCCCGTCGGGCCGAGAGCCGCTCTGCGGTCCCCATCAGCGCCATCCGCGCGACCTCGCCCATCGGCATCCGCTGTGCCATATAGACGGCCTCGTAGGCGCTGACCATCCCATAGCTGGTGTGCGGATCGAAGAAGGCCGCCGTCTCGTCGGCGACGATGAACTCGGCCTCGCCCAGCAGATAGAACGCCCCGCCGCACGCCATCCCGGCCACCGCCGCGACCACCGGCTTCCACAGGTCATTCGCCTTGGGCCCGACGGTGCGCAGCGGATCGTCCATCGCGTAGGGCGACGGCGGCTGCGCGACCTCCACCGAGCGGTCGATGCCGGTGCTGAAGGCCCGGCCGCCCGCGCCGGTGAGGACGACGGCCCGGACCGCGTCATCGTGGCGGAAGCGCCGCCATATGGCCGTCAGTTCGCCGACCGTCTCCAGGTCGATGGCGTTGTGCCGCTCGGGCCGGTCGAGGGTGACGACCGCGACCCCGCTCTCCTCCACCCGGGTGCGGACCGTCATGGCCGCTCCAGCAGCCAGCGCACCACCGTGAGCCTGCCGTCCGTGGCGTGGAAGGCGGCCTTCACGGGCGCGCCGATACGGATCCGCTCCGGCGGGACCGAGTTCAGCGCGGCGTCCGCGGTGGCGACCAGATTGCCCACCAGCCGGATGCGCGGGGCGTCCGCGAGCTCTACGAGGACGACGTTGTACGGCGCCTGCTCCGCGTAGGCGGGCAACAGCGGGGGATGGGGCAGCACGTACGACCAGATCCGGCCACGGCCGCTCATCCTTTTCCACAGGCAGTCGAAGGACTGGCAGTGGGGGCAGCAGGGCCGCGGAGGGAAGCGCGGTTCGCCGCAGTCGGCGCAGCACTGGACGCGCAGTTCGCCGCGCGCCGCGTAGGCGAAGAAGGGTGACCCGTCCTCGTCGGGCACGGGCGCCAGCAGCCCGTCGGACCCCTCGCCTCCGCCGCTCGCGGCCGTCGTCGGGTCAGCCGTCGGGTCAGCCGGCGTGCCCGTCGTCGTGTCGGTCGTCGCGCCCGTTGTCGCGTCAGCCGTCGTGTCCGTCTGTGTCATGGCGTTGGTCAACTCCTCAGCAGCAGGGCGGATGTGGGAACCCCTTCACCCGCCGTGACCAGGCAGGTCGTGGCGCCGGGGACCTGGGCGGTGCCGGTGCCGCGCAGCTGTCTGACCCCCTCGGTGATCAGGTTGAAGCCATGGACGTACGCCTCGCTGAGGCCGCCCCCGCCGGTGTTGAGCGGCAGCCGTCCGCCGATCTCCAGTGCGCCCCCCTCGGTGAAGGCGGCGCCCTCGCCGCGGGCGCAGAAGCCGTAGCCCTCCAGGGAGAGCGGGATCAGCGGGGTGAACGCGTCGTAGATCTGCGCGACATCCACATCCTGCGGCCCGAAGTCTGCGGTTTCCCACAGTCGGCGGGCGGCGGTCCAGGAGGGGCCGGTGAGCGGGTCGTCGTTCCAGTAGTTGACCATCCCGTGGTGCTGGGCGGGCAGCCCCTGGGCGGCGGAGTGGACGTACACCGGCCGTTGCCGGCAGTCGCGCGCCCGCTCGGCCGACACCACCACACAGGCCAGCGCGCCATCGGTCTCCAGGCAGTTGTCGAAGAGGCAGAGGGGCTCGCTGATCCACCGCGCGGTCATATACATCTCGCGGGTCAGCGGGCGGTCGTACATGATCGCGGCGGGGTTCTGATTGGCCCGGTTGCGGCAGGCCAGCGCCACATTGAAGAAGTGATCGCGGGTCGCGCCGTACTCATGCATATAGCGCCGGGCCAGCAGTCCGATCTCATCGGCCGGACGCAGCAGTCCGTACGGCCGGGTCCACTGGGCCGGGGTGGGCAGCTGCGCCCGGGTGTTGGTCCAGGGGCGCGGCCCGCTGCCGCGTTTGCGCGACCGCCAGGCCACCCCGACGCTCGCCTGTCCGGTGGCGACCGCGGCGGCCAGATGTGCGACGGTCGCACAGGAACCGCCGCCCCCGTAGCCGACCTTGCTGAAGAAGGTCACCTCCCCGGCGCCGATGGCCTTGGCGACCTCGACCTCGTCGGTCTCCTCCATGGTGTACGAGGCGAAGGCGTCCACCTCGGACGGGGCGATACCGGCGTCGTCGAGCGCGGCCAGGATCGCCCGGCAGGCCAGGGTCTTCTCGGATTCGGGGAGGCGTTTGGCGAAGGGGGTCT contains:
- a CDS encoding enoyl-CoA hydratase/isomerase family protein, with amino-acid sequence MTVRTRVEESGVAVVTLDRPERHNAIDLETVGELTAIWRRFRHDDAVRAVVLTGAGGRAFSTGIDRSVEVAQPPSPYAMDDPLRTVGPKANDLWKPVVAAVAGMACGGAFYLLGEAEFIVADETAAFFDPHTSYGMVSAYEAVYMAQRMPMGEVARMALMGTAERLSARRAYETGLASEVVPAGEALTAAMRAASVIASYPTEAVQGTVRALWAAKEAALAQALAQAPQLIALGNLPPGRQAALFAARTPGFRTR
- a CDS encoding Zn-ribbon domain-containing OB-fold protein: MTQTDTTADATTGATTDTTTGTPADPTADPTTAASGGGEGSDGLLAPVPDEDGSPFFAYAARGELRVQCCADCGEPRFPPRPCCPHCQSFDCLWKRMSGRGRIWSYVLPHPPLLPAYAEQAPYNVVLVELADAPRIRLVGNLVATADAALNSVPPERIRIGAPVKAAFHATDGRLTVVRWLLERP
- a CDS encoding lipid-transfer protein, with protein sequence MGATRSTAGATGPTAGAALKDATAIAGIGQTPFAKRLPESEKTLACRAILAALDDAGIAPSEVDAFASYTMEETDEVEVAKAIGAGEVTFFSKVGYGGGGSCATVAHLAAAVATGQASVGVAWRSRKRGSGPRPWTNTRAQLPTPAQWTRPYGLLRPADEIGLLARRYMHEYGATRDHFFNVALACRNRANQNPAAIMYDRPLTREMYMTARWISEPLCLFDNCLETDGALACVVVSAERARDCRQRPVYVHSAAQGLPAQHHGMVNYWNDDPLTGPSWTAARRLWETADFGPQDVDVAQIYDAFTPLIPLSLEGYGFCARGEGAAFTEGGALEIGGRLPLNTGGGGLSEAYVHGFNLITEGVRQLRGTGTAQVPGATTCLVTAGEGVPTSALLLRS